One genomic segment of Chitinophaga sancti includes these proteins:
- a CDS encoding metalloregulator ArsR/SmtB family transcription factor: MRRDIFQAIADPTRRAIIGLLAMQAMTPNGIAEHFQTTRQAVSKHLRVLTECEVVKQEYQGREIFYHLEIQRMKEIDKWLEQFRQLWETRFDQLDNVLANLKKNKR, encoded by the coding sequence ATGAGAAGAGACATATTCCAGGCCATTGCGGACCCGACCAGAAGAGCGATTATAGGATTATTGGCCATGCAGGCAATGACGCCGAACGGCATTGCGGAGCACTTTCAGACCACGCGCCAGGCTGTGTCAAAGCACCTGCGGGTATTGACGGAATGCGAGGTAGTGAAACAGGAGTATCAGGGCAGGGAAATTTTTTATCACCTTGAAATCCAGCGTATGAAAGAAATTGACAAATGGCTCGAACAGTTCCGTCAATTGTGGGAGACGCGTTTCGACCAGTTAGATAACGTATTAGCAAACCTCAAAAAAAATAAGCGATGA
- a CDS encoding SRPBCC domain-containing protein, which translates to MNKAILFNFDVDKANKKIKVERSFNAPLDLVWAAWTEADILDQWWAPKPYKVETKSMDFREGGRWFYAMVSPENEKHWCIFDYETIQPEKMYAGKDAFCDENGVINTSFPSTNWTNNFAETDADSTTVTCELQFKALEDLETLVKMGFKEGFTAGLENLDQYISTQFYLRKQKKPDNRNRVSYYVNFPGNTEEAFNFYKSVFKTDFVNGIQRFGDVPGQEVNESLKNMVIHVELPLIGGHILMGTDAPKEMGFTVTQGNNMHINVEPSTREEAERLFNELSVGGNVTMPLQDMFWGAYFGSFTDQFGINWMINHQNI; encoded by the coding sequence ATGAACAAAGCGATCCTCTTTAACTTCGATGTAGACAAGGCAAACAAAAAGATTAAGGTAGAGCGGTCTTTTAATGCGCCCCTGGACCTCGTGTGGGCCGCATGGACAGAGGCTGACATTCTTGACCAGTGGTGGGCCCCCAAGCCTTATAAGGTAGAGACAAAGTCTATGGATTTCAGGGAAGGCGGCAGATGGTTTTATGCCATGGTGAGTCCTGAAAATGAAAAGCATTGGTGTATCTTCGATTATGAGACCATTCAACCAGAAAAAATGTATGCAGGTAAGGATGCTTTTTGTGATGAGAACGGGGTGATAAATACGTCTTTCCCCAGTACTAACTGGACAAACAATTTCGCTGAAACAGACGCTGATTCCACTACTGTAACCTGTGAACTTCAATTTAAAGCGTTGGAAGATTTAGAGACCCTCGTGAAGATGGGCTTCAAGGAAGGATTTACAGCAGGACTGGAAAACCTGGATCAGTACATCAGCACACAGTTTTACCTGCGTAAACAGAAGAAACCAGACAATCGGAACAGGGTATCTTATTATGTAAATTTCCCTGGTAATACTGAAGAAGCATTTAACTTTTATAAATCTGTTTTTAAGACTGATTTCGTAAATGGCATACAGCGGTTCGGCGATGTACCTGGTCAGGAAGTAAATGAATCATTGAAGAACATGGTTATCCATGTGGAATTGCCACTGATAGGCGGGCATATTCTGATGGGTACAGATGCGCCAAAGGAAATGGGATTCACCGTGACACAGGGCAATAATATGCATATCAATGTAGAGCCATCTACAAGAGAAGAAGCGGAGAGATTATTCAATGAATTGTCTGTAGGTGGAAATGTAACCATGCCCTTGCAGGATATGTTCTGGGGCGCTTACTTTGGAAGCTTTACAGATCAATTCGGGATCAACTGGATGATAAATCACCAAAATATATGA
- a CDS encoding MauE/DoxX family redox-associated membrane protein, with protein MKKIIFNILSVLFGLLLLNAGLAKFFHYMPEPKDLPPALIADNAAFKEISWLMPLVGIAEILGGILIIIPKTRALGAVVIFPVMVGVALTNITVAPGGLPMVAVIWAILLWIIFENWKKYLPMIR; from the coding sequence ATGAAGAAAATAATCTTTAACATTCTGTCTGTATTGTTCGGGCTATTGCTCCTGAATGCTGGTTTGGCCAAGTTCTTTCACTACATGCCCGAACCAAAAGATTTGCCACCGGCTTTGATAGCAGACAATGCTGCCTTCAAGGAGATCTCCTGGCTGATGCCGCTTGTGGGAATCGCGGAAATACTCGGAGGTATATTAATTATTATTCCTAAAACAAGGGCGTTAGGTGCTGTAGTCATTTTTCCTGTAATGGTGGGCGTTGCGTTGACAAATATTACGGTGGCACCAGGTGGATTGCCGATGGTTGCTGTAATATGGGCGATATTGTTGTGGATTATTTTCGAGAATTGGAAGAAGTACCTGCCAATGATCAGGTAA
- a CDS encoding RNA ligase (ATP): MRKLASIQRIKKLEPIEGADAVEKAFVLGWQLVVKKDEFKPGDLCIYCEIDSLMPPKPEFEFLRARGMRIKTARLRGQISQGIAFPLSYLPAGFEVEEGADCTDALGITKYEPPMPACLNGVAKGTFPGFIPKTDETRVQVLQDILDKYVGETCYITEKLDGSSTTYFINNGEFGVCSRNLELLEDSENSLWKVAREQDIENKLRSLNGNFAFQGEMVGEGIQGNKLKLRGQHIRFFNVFDIDNAAYLDFDRFTSMMSSLELSTVPVLNTDYVLENDIGELVKKATIRSSICTEAWAEGIVIRPVKERIELYNNHFVHSRVTFKAINPEFLLKYGE; the protein is encoded by the coding sequence ATGAGAAAACTAGCAAGCATCCAAAGGATCAAAAAACTGGAACCTATCGAAGGTGCTGATGCCGTAGAGAAAGCCTTTGTGCTTGGCTGGCAGTTAGTCGTAAAGAAAGATGAGTTTAAACCCGGTGATCTCTGCATCTATTGCGAGATCGATAGTTTGATGCCCCCTAAACCCGAATTTGAATTCTTACGGGCCAGAGGCATGCGCATCAAGACTGCCAGGCTAAGAGGCCAGATCTCCCAGGGCATTGCTTTTCCTCTCTCCTACCTGCCTGCAGGATTTGAGGTGGAGGAGGGTGCTGATTGCACTGATGCACTGGGCATTACCAAATACGAACCTCCTATGCCTGCATGTCTGAATGGCGTGGCGAAAGGCACCTTTCCCGGTTTTATACCCAAAACGGATGAGACCCGGGTACAGGTATTGCAGGATATCCTTGACAAGTACGTTGGCGAGACCTGCTACATCACTGAAAAGCTGGATGGCAGCTCTACCACTTACTTCATCAACAATGGTGAATTTGGCGTATGTAGCCGTAACCTGGAACTCCTGGAAGATAGTGAGAACAGTCTGTGGAAAGTAGCCAGAGAGCAGGATATTGAAAACAAACTTCGATCGCTGAATGGCAATTTTGCCTTCCAGGGAGAGATGGTTGGCGAAGGTATACAGGGTAATAAACTGAAGTTACGTGGACAGCACATCCGGTTCTTCAATGTATTTGACATTGACAATGCTGCATACCTGGACTTTGATAGATTCACTTCGATGATGTCTTCACTGGAACTGAGCACTGTACCTGTTTTGAATACGGATTACGTGTTGGAAAATGACATCGGGGAGCTGGTAAAGAAGGCCACTATCAGGAGTAGTATCTGTACAGAGGCATGGGCGGAGGGCATTGTGATCCGTCCTGTAAAAGAACGGATAGAGTTGTACAACAATCACTTTGTACATAGCAGGGTGACCTTCAAAGCTATCAATCCTGAATTCCTTTTAAAATATGGTGAATAG